The Opitutales bacterium ASA1 genome window below encodes:
- a CDS encoding Gfo/Idh/MocA family oxidoreductase, producing the protein MPTDRADGMNYAPQGKPSPVVRPGEFGFAAAFLEHGHIYGQCNGLLEAGAELRAVYDPDPAKVAAFLRAHPGTPVARSYDEILDDPAIRLVAAAAVPCDRGPIGCRTMEAGKDYFTDKTPFTAFGQLEQARAVAARTGRKYMVYFSERLHVECAMHAGDLVHGGAIGRVVQVLGLGPHRIGDKAARPAWFYEKAKYGGILCDIGSHQFEQFLFYSGATDATVTQAAVGNFANPDTPELEDFGEASLLGDNGASNYVRVDWFTPKGLRTWGDGRTVILGTKGYIELRKYIEVARETTGDHLYLVDDAGERHVEVAGKVGFRFFGELILDCLNRTEKAMTQAHAFKAAELCLKAQSTARRVAG; encoded by the coding sequence ATGCCCACCGACCGCGCAGACGGGATGAACTACGCCCCCCAGGGCAAACCCTCGCCCGTGGTGCGCCCGGGCGAATTCGGTTTCGCCGCCGCCTTCCTCGAGCACGGCCACATCTACGGACAGTGCAACGGCCTCCTCGAAGCCGGCGCCGAACTCCGCGCCGTCTACGACCCCGATCCCGCCAAGGTCGCCGCGTTTCTCCGCGCCCATCCCGGCACCCCCGTCGCGCGCTCCTACGACGAGATCCTCGACGACCCCGCCATCCGTCTCGTCGCCGCCGCCGCCGTCCCCTGCGACCGTGGCCCCATCGGCTGCCGCACGATGGAAGCCGGCAAGGACTACTTCACCGACAAGACGCCCTTCACCGCCTTCGGCCAACTCGAGCAGGCCCGCGCCGTCGCCGCGCGCACCGGTCGCAAGTATATGGTCTACTTCAGCGAGCGCCTCCACGTGGAGTGCGCCATGCACGCCGGCGACCTCGTGCACGGCGGCGCGATCGGCCGCGTCGTCCAGGTGCTCGGCCTCGGCCCACACCGCATCGGCGACAAAGCCGCACGCCCCGCGTGGTTCTACGAAAAGGCCAAATACGGCGGCATCCTCTGCGACATCGGCAGCCACCAGTTCGAGCAGTTCCTGTTCTACTCCGGCGCGACCGACGCCACCGTCACGCAGGCCGCCGTGGGCAACTTCGCCAACCCCGACACGCCCGAGCTCGAAGACTTCGGCGAGGCCTCGCTCCTCGGCGACAACGGCGCGAGCAACTACGTGCGCGTCGACTGGTTCACGCCCAAGGGCCTGCGCACCTGGGGCGACGGCCGCACCGTCATCCTCGGCACGAAGGGCTATATCGAACTGCGCAAATACATCGAGGTCGCCCGCGAGACGACCGGCGACCACCTCTACCTCGTGGACGACGCCGGCGAACGCCACGTCGAAGTCGCAGGCAAAGTCGGCTTCCGCTTCTTCGGCGAACTGATCCTCGACTGCCTCAACCGCACCGAGAAGGCCATGACCCAAGCCCACGCCTTCAAAGCCGCCGAACTCTGCCTGAAGGCCCAGTCCACCGCCCGCCGCGTGGCGGGCTGA
- the def gene encoding peptide deformylase yields MVLPIVHYGDPILHKRGRPVEAFDKALLELANDMVDTMYEAEGIGLAAQQIGLDLMFCIVDLRDTERRFRYTYDGASPPLDLIMPMALANPVVTAVPKPTATAEEGCLSFPGIRGDVVRPETITVKFQDVHGVAHELTCDGLFARCIQHEVDHINGILFTEHMPKATLSALEPELKKLKKQTLKKQR; encoded by the coding sequence ATGGTCCTGCCAATTGTTCACTACGGAGATCCCATCCTGCACAAACGCGGCAGGCCGGTGGAAGCGTTCGACAAGGCCCTCCTCGAGCTCGCCAACGACATGGTCGACACCATGTACGAGGCCGAGGGCATCGGACTCGCCGCGCAACAGATCGGCCTCGATCTCATGTTCTGCATCGTCGACCTGCGCGACACGGAGCGCCGCTTCCGCTACACCTACGACGGCGCCTCGCCTCCCCTCGACCTGATCATGCCGATGGCGCTCGCCAACCCCGTGGTCACGGCCGTGCCCAAGCCCACCGCCACCGCCGAGGAGGGCTGTCTCTCGTTTCCCGGCATCCGCGGCGACGTGGTCCGACCCGAGACGATCACGGTCAAATTCCAAGACGTGCACGGCGTCGCTCACGAACTCACCTGCGACGGCCTCTTCGCCCGCTGCATTCAGCACGAGGTCGATCACATCAACGGCATCCTCTTCACCGAACACATGCCGAAGGCCACGCTCTCCGCGCTCGAGCCCGAGCTGAAGAAACTCAAGAAACAGACCCTCAAGAAACAACGCTGA
- a CDS encoding beta-galactosidase has protein sequence MKPRLPSLVHPAFMATILSAGAVSLAAQDVRTLALDLDLAPPAVRRGHLDLGGAAPDGTRIDATNRWLEQDGQPFVPVVGEIHYSRVRPEQWDEAVRKIAAGGIDTIATYVFWNMHERTEGVFDWSDGLDLRRFVETCRRHGFRVIVRVGPFCHGEVRNGGLPDWLYGKPFEVRSDDPGYLALVDRLYGEIGRRLEGLFFKDGGPIVGVQLENEYQHSAAPWEFGYPGSPREFTVADRDTGVTHVQITPGGPANPFVVEGRDHMAKLKSIARRNGLEAPLYTATGWGNASIVEGGSIPVSAAYPYPFWAARKPSPFYLYKDIRLHPDYPPASYATDDYPSIAAELGGGIQITYTRRPVVPPESLAPLIVRTLGSGSNGIGYYMYHGGSNPVFDGMFFNEQAGGLARINYDYQAPIGEFGQQRLHHRSLRILHHFLREFGDRLAPMVPVLPADAGELRPEDVNTPRFAARTDGRGAFVFAHNFQDHAELRRLAHLRFEFTLGGRTLALPVSGTLDLEPGTSAILPLELEVGALRLRSATVQPLTVLRLDGLEHHVFVSHDGLPPELLFAGDVAFDALEADSVATRHGDDTLVRGPAGRVFRFSRGDDRFLVLPYTLALQAVRGDDGRLYFSSADLFPAASPGGIELRSIGARELLVGVYPDSGFDLRSDAGEIERIEHDRHGFPAWRVRFPEARPKVDVHRVGPRRIAVSMRDGIGDASDVWVRAPYVGDRVAAFIDGALVADHFWQGSPWELSLRGFADRLRKHDMMLLFHAAVRDGSWLQDVPSAALPEFAPEQKSVLKIDPFEVVPEYRTTLRLVR, from the coding sequence GATCCACTATTCTCGCGTCCGCCCCGAGCAGTGGGACGAGGCCGTGCGCAAGATCGCGGCCGGCGGCATCGACACGATCGCCACCTACGTCTTCTGGAACATGCACGAACGCACCGAGGGCGTCTTCGACTGGTCGGACGGCCTCGACCTCCGGCGTTTCGTCGAGACGTGCCGACGGCACGGCTTCCGCGTCATCGTGCGCGTCGGGCCGTTCTGTCACGGCGAGGTACGCAACGGCGGCCTCCCGGACTGGCTCTACGGCAAACCCTTCGAAGTGCGCTCGGACGACCCCGGATACCTCGCACTCGTCGACCGACTCTACGGCGAGATCGGACGCCGACTCGAGGGGCTCTTCTTCAAGGACGGTGGCCCCATCGTCGGCGTGCAGTTGGAAAACGAATACCAACACTCCGCCGCCCCGTGGGAGTTCGGCTACCCAGGCTCGCCGCGCGAGTTCACCGTGGCCGACCGCGACACCGGTGTGACGCACGTGCAGATCACGCCCGGCGGTCCCGCCAACCCCTTCGTGGTGGAGGGCCGCGACCACATGGCGAAACTGAAGTCCATCGCCCGCCGCAACGGCCTCGAAGCCCCCCTCTACACTGCGACCGGCTGGGGCAACGCCTCGATCGTCGAGGGCGGTAGCATCCCAGTGAGCGCCGCATACCCCTACCCGTTCTGGGCCGCCCGCAAACCGTCGCCTTTCTACCTCTACAAGGACATACGTCTCCACCCCGACTACCCGCCCGCGAGCTACGCCACGGACGACTACCCCTCGATCGCCGCCGAGCTCGGCGGCGGTATCCAGATCACGTATACACGCCGCCCCGTCGTGCCCCCGGAGAGCCTCGCGCCGCTCATCGTCCGCACGCTCGGCAGCGGCTCCAACGGTATCGGTTACTACATGTACCACGGCGGCTCGAACCCGGTCTTCGACGGGATGTTCTTCAACGAACAGGCAGGCGGGCTCGCGCGAATCAACTACGACTATCAGGCACCCATCGGCGAGTTCGGGCAGCAACGCCTCCACCACCGCAGCCTTCGGATCCTGCACCACTTTCTCCGGGAGTTCGGCGATCGGCTCGCGCCCATGGTCCCGGTGCTGCCGGCCGATGCCGGGGAATTGCGTCCTGAAGACGTGAATACACCACGCTTCGCCGCCCGCACCGACGGTCGCGGCGCGTTCGTGTTCGCACACAACTTCCAAGACCACGCCGAACTACGTCGCCTCGCGCACCTCCGATTCGAGTTCACGCTCGGCGGTCGTACGCTCGCGCTGCCCGTCTCGGGCACGCTCGACCTGGAGCCCGGCACCAGCGCGATCCTCCCGCTGGAACTCGAAGTCGGCGCACTTCGTCTGCGCAGCGCCACCGTGCAGCCGCTCACCGTGCTCCGCCTCGACGGGCTCGAGCATCACGTCTTCGTCTCGCACGACGGTCTTCCGCCGGAGTTGCTCTTCGCGGGCGACGTCGCGTTCGACGCGCTCGAAGCCGACAGCGTAGCGACGCGTCACGGCGACGACACGCTCGTGCGCGGTCCCGCCGGACGCGTCTTTCGTTTCTCCCGCGGCGACGATCGTTTCCTCGTCCTGCCTTACACCCTCGCCCTGCAAGCCGTGCGCGGCGACGACGGACGCCTCTACTTCTCGTCGGCCGACTTGTTTCCGGCCGCGTCCCCCGGCGGCATCGAACTGCGCTCGATCGGCGCACGCGAATTGCTCGTCGGCGTGTATCCGGATTCCGGATTCGATCTGCGATCCGACGCAGGCGAGATCGAGCGCATCGAACACGACAGACACGGATTCCCGGCGTGGCGCGTGAGGTTCCCGGAAGCGCGTCCGAAGGTCGACGTCCACCGCGTCGGCCCACGGCGCATCGCGGTCTCGATGCGCGACGGAATCGGCGACGCGAGCGACGTGTGGGTGCGCGCGCCCTACGTCGGCGACCGCGTCGCGGCGTTCATCGACGGCGCACTCGTGGCCGACCACTTCTGGCAGGGGAGCCCGTGGGAGCTGAGCCTGCGCGGTTTCGCTGACCGGCTGCGCAAGCACGACATGATGCTCCTCTTCCACGCCGCGGTCCGAGACGGGAGCTGGTTGCAGGACGTCCCGTCCGCAGCGCTCCCGGAGTTCGCACCGGAACAGAAGTCGGTGCTGAAGATCGATCCTTTCGAGGTCGTTCCCGAGTACCGGACCACACTGCGTCTCGTCCGCTGA